One stretch of Pomacea canaliculata isolate SZHN2017 linkage group LG1, ASM307304v1, whole genome shotgun sequence DNA includes these proteins:
- the LOC112567041 gene encoding neurogenin-2-like — protein sequence MKATKTRDEMVEAGEISDQESSVKGYRKHTCKASASKRSRGSRGGALDPEQRTILRKTRRARANDRERSRMHELNKALEALRLVLPNDGAPYTKIETLRCARNYIEILTKYLADENAVAFNRQLQAQLEAAAEAQISAAPYSPDSCPSSPYEDADDGLVEYPAQSGNFTSQGRLYDLSAFPTPDSSPNAQQVAPAAGHHVTSQLGLSGLDAVVSAGLRLTTGGGSVLPAADSFFFDNTSERDSTIPVLPAAPDFKILQRVACLPSETPEDRYHGYHSPSPVHSAPTQVYDVDSFL from the coding sequence ATGAAGGCGACGAAGACACGCGACGAGATGGTCGAGGCAGGGGAGATAAGCGACCAGGAAAGCTCGGTCAAAGGTTACAGGAAGCACACGTGCAAAGCGAGCGCCAGCAAACGTTCTCGCGGATCACGAGGAGGCGCTCTGGATCCCGAGCAGCGGACGATCCTACGGAAGACCCGCCGGGCTCGCGCCAACGATCGCGAGCGTTCGCGCATGCACGAACTGAACAAAGCCCTGGAGGCACTGCGGTTGGTGTTGCCGAACGATGGCGCCCCCTACACGAAGATCGAAACACTTCGCTGTGCGCGAAACTACATCGAGATCCTCACCAAATACCTGGCGGACGAGAACGCCGTGGCCTTCAACCGTCAGCTGCAAGCGCAGCTGGAGGCAGCTGCCGAGGCGCAGATCTCGGCGGCCCCTTACTCGCCCGACAGCTGCCCGAGTAGCCCCTACGAAGACGCGGATGACGGCCTCGTCGAGTATCCCGCTCAGTCTGGCAACTTCACCTCTCAGGGCAGGCTCTACGACTTGAGTGCATTCCCAACCCCTGATTCCAGCCCCAACGCTCAACAGGTGGCGCCCGCTGCAGGCCATCACGTGACTTCGCAGCTTGGTCTCAGTGGACTTGACGCTGTCGTTTCTGCGGGTCTGCGTTTGACCACTGGCGGCGGGTCTGTCTTACCTGCTGCTGACAGCTTTTTTTTCGACAATACCAGTGAAAGGGACAGCACGATCCCCGTCCTCCCAGCAGCCCCAGACTTTAAGATTCTGCAGCGGGTGGCTTGCCTTCCTAGTGAGACACCCGAGGACCGCTACCACGGTTACCATTCGCCGTCTCCTGTTCACTCAGCGCCGACTCAGGTCTACGATGTCGACAGTTTTCTATGA